CACGGTATATCCAGTAATTGCCCACTGCAAGTGGCACAATTGAGCTGCCGTTTGCAGTGGCCTTTTGATGGCAGGATGACTGATCCGTAAGCAGCATCACCAAAAAAAAGGCACTAAAAGAAAAAAAGTAACCGCGCATACGTATTTTTTTAGTTAATCAATAAGTTATAAACCACCGGCAAAAGTCGAACAATGACGAAAGTAATATTAAAAAAAGGGAACCATCCGCGAATATTTACCGGGCATCCATGGGTGTACGCCAATGAAATCGGCAGCGTTTCCGCGTCCATTGCACCAGGCGAAATTATCGAGGTGCATGATTCCCGGAACCGGTTCATAGGACGTGGTTACTACAATGCCAAATCGCAAATCACGGTGCGTTTACTCACACGCCTTGAAGATGAACAGATAGATGAATCATTTTTCAGGAAGCGGCTGATGGAATGTTTTGAATACCGGAAGAAACTTGGATTCAATGGTAATTACAGACTGGTTTTCGGTGAATCCGATTTCCTGCCCGGACTAATCATTGATAAATTCGGTAACAACTTCGTGATACAGGCATTATCACTTGGAATGGATTGCAGGAAGACTATGATTGTAAGTGCATTGATGTCGCTTTTTTCGCCGGACGGCATCTATGAAAGAGATGATGTGCCGGTGAGGAAACTGGAAGGACTGGAAGAGAAGAAAGGTTTTCTTACTGCATCTTTTGCCACTAAACTGGAGCTGGAAGAATTGGGTGTGAAATTTATGATTGACGTGGAGAATGGCCAGAAAACAGGATTCTTTCTCGATCAGAAGGAAAACAGGATGGCATTGCAGCATATCGCAAACGATGCAGAAGTGCTCGACTGCTTTTGTTACACCGGTTCCTTTTCCTTGTTCGCCGCTCATTTTGGGGCAAAACGCGTACACGGACTCGATGTTTCTGAAAGCGCGGTTGCACAAGCAACTGAAAATGCTGCCCTTAACGGATTCGAAAACCGTTGCAGGTTTGAGACGGCTAATGCATTTGATTTGTTGCCGCAGTGGGCAAAAGAAAAAAAACAATTTGATGTGGTAATTCTTGACCCGCCCGCCTTTACCAAAAACAGGGCAGGTATTGAATCCGCTGCCCGGGGCTATAAAGAAATAAATCTCCGCGCCATGAAGTTGATAAGGCCGGGCGGCTTCCTGCTC
The DNA window shown above is from Chitinophagales bacterium and carries:
- a CDS encoding class I SAM-dependent rRNA methyltransferase, with amino-acid sequence MTKVILKKGNHPRIFTGHPWVYANEIGSVSASIAPGEIIEVHDSRNRFIGRGYYNAKSQITVRLLTRLEDEQIDESFFRKRLMECFEYRKKLGFNGNYRLVFGESDFLPGLIIDKFGNNFVIQALSLGMDCRKTMIVSALMSLFSPDGIYERDDVPVRKLEGLEEKKGFLTASFATKLELEELGVKFMIDVENGQKTGFFLDQKENRMALQHIANDAEVLDCFCYTGSFSLFAAHFGAKRVHGLDVSESAVAQATENAALNGFENRCRFETANAFDLLPQWAKEKKQFDVVILDPPAFTKNRAGIESAARGYKEINLRAMKLIRPGGFLLTFSCSHFMDPGLFFDMISQAATDAGKIIRQVAFLTQSKDHPIVWNIQETSYLKGFVLQVI